The following coding sequences lie in one Euhalothece natronophila Z-M001 genomic window:
- the mfd gene encoding transcription-repair coupling factor, with translation MAFASVIKTLARSRLTQELLSTLQKQHHLTLTGIPRLPKGLIASAFSQASSHLFVICATLEEAGRWATQLQSMNWQTVQFYPTSEATPYEPFNPESEMIWGQIQILLNLIQQPDTPTAIVATERSLQPHLPPPETFKKACLSFQKGISFDSKTLDHRLTELGYERASVVETEGQWARRGDLVDVFPVASEVPIRLEWFGDELEQLREFDPVSQRSLDQIESLTLTPTSYSPLIAKGIMEQGTLDQVNSHLEEATDFSEFNYPEGMHRFLGFAYPEPASLLDYLPENTLVVLDEPQQCQGHSDRWLEHTEDQYQELTASLPRLHYDLKTCLQKAEPFYRLYVSELSEENDQGTNLASRPLPVNPHQFAKLAEIVRGKREIYSGITLENYNTWIVSAQPSRSVSLLQEHDCPAQFVPNPKDYPAIDKLHRDHTAVAVKYSGLAELEGFVLPTFRIAVVTDREFFGQHVLATSGYVRKRRRATSKQVDLNKLRPGDYVVHRQHGVGKFLKLESWETREYLVVQYADGLLRVPADSLESLSRYRHLGEGKPQLNKMSGKSWQNTKNKVQKAVKKVAIDLLDLYAKRSQLSGYAYPQDTVWQEELEDSFPYQPTPDQLKAVQDVKRDLESDLPMDRLICGDVGFGKTEVAIRAIFKVLMEGKQVAFLAPTTILTQQHYHTIKERFAPYPVNIGLLNRFRTTNERKDILKRLSTGELDVVVGTHQLLNKSVKYKDLGMLVVDEEQRFGVNQKEKIKSMKTEVDVLTLTATPIPRTLYMSLSGIREMSLITTPPPSRRPIKTHLSPYDPEAIRTAIRNELDRGGQVFYVVPRVEGIEEIATRLREMIPTARIAIAHGQMEEAELESTMLTFNNGDADILVCTTIIESGLDIPRVNTIIVEDSQKFGLSQLYQLRGRVGRSGVQAHAWLFYPQQSTLSDTAKKRLRALQEFTQLGSGYQLAMRDLEIRGVGELLGSKQSGQMNAVGFDLYMSMLQEAIQEVQGEDIPQVEDTQIDLKLTAFVPSNYISDMDQKMDAYRTVTMANSKKELDQIRQDWRDRYGELPPPVQQLLQVMELKQITKSLGFSRIKPEGKQHVALETPMEEPAWKKLQEHLPKHIASRFVYSKGKVTVRGLGVLKTQQQLDNLINWLGELRRSLEQEKEIIKQ, from the coding sequence ATGGCTTTTGCTTCTGTTATAAAAACCTTAGCGCGATCGCGCCTTACTCAAGAACTCCTCTCCACTCTCCAAAAACAGCATCACCTTACTCTTACGGGGATTCCTCGCCTTCCGAAAGGACTCATTGCCTCTGCATTTAGTCAGGCGTCTTCTCATCTATTTGTTATCTGTGCCACCCTAGAAGAAGCAGGGCGTTGGGCAACCCAATTACAAAGCATGAACTGGCAAACCGTCCAGTTTTACCCCACCTCTGAAGCCACTCCCTACGAACCCTTTAATCCTGAATCAGAAATGATTTGGGGACAGATTCAAATATTACTCAATCTCATTCAGCAGCCTGATACTCCAACCGCCATTGTCGCCACAGAACGATCGCTGCAACCACATCTTCCTCCCCCAGAGACTTTTAAAAAAGCCTGTCTCTCCTTCCAAAAAGGAATTAGCTTTGATAGTAAAACCCTTGATCACCGCCTCACAGAATTAGGATATGAACGCGCCTCAGTGGTAGAAACAGAAGGACAATGGGCAAGACGAGGGGATTTAGTAGATGTTTTTCCCGTTGCTTCAGAAGTTCCCATTCGTTTGGAATGGTTTGGAGATGAATTAGAACAGTTACGAGAGTTTGATCCCGTTAGCCAGCGTTCCCTTGATCAAATTGAAAGCCTGACTTTAACCCCTACCAGTTATTCTCCTCTCATTGCTAAAGGGATTATGGAACAGGGAACTCTCGATCAGGTTAACTCTCATCTGGAAGAAGCAACCGATTTCAGTGAGTTTAATTATCCTGAGGGAATGCACCGCTTTCTAGGGTTTGCCTATCCTGAACCTGCTTCCTTACTAGACTATCTCCCTGAGAATACCTTAGTTGTCCTTGATGAACCGCAGCAATGTCAAGGTCACAGCGATCGCTGGTTAGAACATACCGAAGATCAATATCAAGAATTAACCGCCTCTCTACCGCGTCTCCACTATGACTTAAAAACTTGCTTACAAAAAGCTGAACCCTTTTATCGTCTCTACGTCTCCGAACTGAGTGAAGAAAACGATCAAGGAACGAACCTCGCCAGCCGTCCCCTTCCTGTTAACCCCCATCAATTTGCCAAACTTGCAGAGATTGTTCGTGGCAAACGAGAAATTTATAGCGGGATTACCCTGGAAAACTATAATACTTGGATTGTTTCCGCCCAACCCTCGCGATCTGTTTCCCTATTACAAGAACACGATTGTCCTGCCCAATTTGTTCCCAATCCCAAAGATTATCCTGCCATTGATAAGTTACATCGCGATCATACAGCCGTTGCGGTTAAATATTCAGGATTAGCGGAATTAGAAGGCTTTGTTCTTCCTACCTTTCGCATTGCGGTTGTCACTGACAGAGAATTTTTTGGGCAGCATGTTCTCGCCACTTCGGGTTATGTTCGCAAACGGCGACGGGCCACCTCTAAACAAGTTGATCTCAATAAACTACGCCCTGGTGATTATGTGGTTCACCGTCAGCATGGGGTGGGAAAATTCCTGAAACTGGAAAGTTGGGAAACTAGAGAATATCTGGTTGTGCAATATGCCGATGGGTTACTGCGTGTTCCTGCAGATAGTTTAGAATCTCTCTCTCGTTACCGTCATCTGGGAGAAGGGAAACCCCAACTTAATAAGATGTCGGGGAAATCTTGGCAAAATACCAAGAATAAAGTGCAGAAGGCAGTGAAAAAAGTTGCCATTGATCTGCTAGATTTATATGCTAAACGATCGCAGCTTTCTGGCTATGCTTATCCCCAAGATACGGTTTGGCAAGAAGAATTAGAAGACTCTTTCCCTTATCAACCTACCCCAGATCAATTAAAAGCTGTCCAAGATGTGAAACGAGATTTAGAAAGTGATCTCCCGATGGATCGCTTAATTTGTGGAGATGTGGGGTTCGGTAAAACAGAAGTTGCAATTCGGGCGATTTTTAAGGTTCTCATGGAGGGAAAACAGGTTGCCTTTCTTGCACCGACAACGATTCTGACCCAACAGCATTATCATACGATAAAAGAACGTTTTGCCCCCTATCCCGTTAATATTGGCTTACTGAATCGCTTTCGCACCACCAATGAACGGAAAGATATTCTCAAGCGTCTTTCCACTGGGGAATTAGATGTGGTCGTGGGAACGCATCAGCTTCTCAATAAAAGTGTCAAATATAAAGATTTAGGAATGTTGGTGGTAGATGAAGAACAACGATTTGGAGTGAACCAAAAAGAGAAAATTAAGTCAATGAAGACAGAGGTGGATGTTTTAACCCTGACTGCGACTCCCATTCCTCGCACCCTCTATATGTCACTATCTGGGATTCGGGAAATGAGTTTAATTACCACTCCCCCTCCCTCTCGTCGTCCCATTAAAACCCATCTTTCTCCCTATGATCCAGAGGCAATTAGAACGGCGATTAGAAATGAATTAGATCGCGGCGGACAAGTGTTTTATGTTGTTCCCAGAGTAGAAGGGATTGAAGAGATTGCAACCAGACTGCGAGAAATGATCCCCACAGCAAGAATCGCGATCGCGCATGGACAAATGGAAGAAGCAGAATTAGAATCCACCATGCTAACGTTCAATAATGGCGATGCAGATATCTTAGTTTGTACCACCATTATTGAGTCAGGATTAGATATTCCCCGTGTCAATACGATTATTGTGGAAGACTCGCAAAAATTTGGTTTATCCCAACTGTATCAACTGCGCGGACGAGTCGGGCGATCAGGGGTTCAAGCCCATGCTTGGCTATTTTACCCCCAACAAAGTACCTTAAGCGATACGGCGAAAAAACGATTACGGGCGTTACAAGAATTTACTCAACTGGGATCAGGGTATCAATTAGCCATGCGAGATTTAGAAATTCGTGGTGTTGGGGAATTATTAGGGTCAAAACAATCAGGACAAATGAATGCAGTGGGCTTTGATCTCTATATGAGTATGCTACAAGAGGCAATTCAAGAAGTCCAAGGCGAGGATATTCCGCAAGTAGAAGACACACAAATTGATCTCAAATTAACCGCTTTTGTTCCCAGTAATTATATTAGCGATATGGATCAAAAAATGGATGCCTATCGCACGGTAACAATGGCAAATAGTAAGAAAGAATTAGATCAGATCAGACAAGATTGGCGCGATCGATATGGCGAATTACCGCCCCCTGTTCAACAATTATTACAGGTAATGGAGTTAAAACAAATTACGAAATCCCTTGGTTTTTCTCGCATTAAACCTGAAGGAAAACAGCACGTTGCCTTAGAAACGCCCATGGAAGAACCAGCATGGAAAAAATTACAAGAACATCTCCCAAAACATATTGCCTCGCGATTTGTTTATAGTAAAGGGAAAGTTACCGTGCGCGGTTTAGGAGTATTAAAAACGCAACAGCAACTAGATAATTTAATTAACTGGTTAGGAGAACTAAGGAGATCCCTAGAACAAGAAAAGGAAATCATTAAACAATAA
- a CDS encoding DUF2157 domain-containing protein encodes MVSDKFRQQLRKEAEKWQKEGLIDSSLFQQLAQRYQFHTLEAESQSRFVLILLALGSILLGLGVITLVAANWQGWSRPMRATLLITIFALVNIAGFFGWRSRKGQWQRLGKALLVLGSLMLGANLALMSQMFHQTGAVYELYLVWGGGVLLMAYGLQFTWLAMIAIILLGIGYWSGLPGFLNFSPRGELSWVLQYMPLLATFFLIPLAKLCQSRWVLFWGVIAAVSSFQVMITQELSAVFDYSPILAAGLIASGITLPPLLLWASNLEGKNSTINFNQVTRRLSIFYLLSVCYLFSFYYVWVDFSPVRNNYGEVNFPVILSQVFAGIALTVYCWWRLGQTENAPWRLKFTSTLVGVISLVMGGIAGWSLVAVDGSDYAFTPTILYNVILFGGAIALIRQGLNEGTRLSFWSGTIVLTLQILSRMLEYQTGLVLKAVVLLLCGFAIVIAGLWFERYLHRVN; translated from the coding sequence ATGGTTTCCGACAAGTTTCGCCAACAGTTACGGAAAGAGGCGGAAAAATGGCAAAAGGAGGGGTTAATTGACTCCTCCCTTTTTCAGCAATTGGCACAACGCTATCAATTTCACACCCTAGAAGCAGAGAGTCAAAGTCGGTTTGTGCTGATTTTATTGGCATTAGGAAGCATTCTTCTGGGTTTAGGAGTCATTACCTTAGTGGCCGCAAACTGGCAAGGCTGGTCACGTCCGATGCGAGCTACCTTACTTATAACAATTTTTGCTCTAGTCAATATCGCAGGATTTTTCGGGTGGCGTTCTCGAAAAGGACAATGGCAACGTCTGGGAAAAGCGTTACTCGTCTTAGGATCACTCATGCTAGGGGCAAATTTGGCGTTAATGTCGCAAATGTTTCACCAAACTGGGGCAGTTTATGAATTGTATTTAGTTTGGGGAGGTGGCGTATTACTCATGGCGTATGGCTTGCAGTTTACTTGGCTTGCCATGATTGCCATTATTTTACTAGGAATTGGCTATTGGTCAGGGTTACCTGGATTTCTTAATTTTTCACCACGGGGGGAGTTATCTTGGGTACTTCAGTATATGCCGCTTCTAGCTACCTTCTTTTTAATTCCTTTGGCAAAACTTTGTCAGTCGCGATGGGTTTTGTTTTGGGGAGTGATAGCAGCGGTATCTTCGTTTCAAGTGATGATTACACAAGAGTTATCCGCCGTTTTTGATTATTCTCCGATTTTAGCGGCTGGCTTGATTGCTAGTGGTATTACTCTACCACCTTTATTATTATGGGCAAGTAATCTAGAAGGAAAAAACAGCACTATCAATTTTAATCAGGTGACTCGTCGTTTATCTATTTTTTATCTGCTTAGTGTTTGTTACCTATTTTCTTTTTATTATGTTTGGGTCGATTTTTCTCCTGTGAGAAATAATTATGGAGAAGTTAATTTTCCTGTGATTTTAAGTCAAGTATTCGCTGGTATCGCTTTAACAGTTTATTGCTGGTGGCGTTTAGGACAAACAGAAAACGCCCCTTGGCGATTAAAGTTTACTAGTACCCTTGTGGGTGTTATCAGCCTGGTGATGGGCGGAATTGCTGGTTGGTCACTAGTGGCGGTGGATGGTTCTGATTATGCTTTTACCCCGACAATTCTTTATAATGTGATTTTATTCGGGGGCGCGATCGCGCTTATTCGTCAAGGCTTAAACGAAGGGACTCGTCTGAGCTTTTGGTCAGGTACAATTGTACTTACTTTGCAAATATTATCTCGCATGCTGGAATATCAAACAGGTTTAGTGTTAAAAGCTGTGGTTCTCTTGCTGTGTGGATTTGCTATTGTTATAGCTGGCCTATGGTTTGAGCGTTATTTGCATCGAGTCAATTGA
- the ychF gene encoding redox-regulated ATPase YchF, producing MLRAGIVGLPNVGKSTLFNALVANAKAEAANFPFCTIEPNQGVVAVPDERLEVLAKISNSQRIVPTRIEFLDIAGLVQGASKGEGLGNQFLANIREVDAIVHVVRCFENDDIVHVSGSVDPTRDIEVINLELALADLAQIERRIERTRKEAKKNKDAKFELELLERLAEAINDGKSVRQVELTEDEEAIIKPLNLLTKKPIIYATNVSDEDLATGNQWVEQVRNIAQQDNALVVVVSAQVESELIELSEEDKKEFLDSLGVEEGGLQSLIRATYDLLGLRTYLTTGETETRAWTIRAGMKAPQAAGVIHSDFERGFIRAETISYDKLAEMQSLAAAKEKGLVRSEGKDYVVQEGDVIEFKFNV from the coding sequence ATGCTAAGAGCTGGAATCGTCGGACTGCCAAACGTCGGAAAATCAACCCTTTTTAATGCCCTTGTCGCCAACGCAAAAGCTGAAGCAGCAAACTTTCCCTTTTGTACTATTGAACCAAATCAGGGAGTGGTTGCTGTTCCCGACGAACGTTTAGAGGTTTTAGCAAAAATTTCTAACTCCCAGCGCATTGTTCCTACTCGCATCGAATTTTTAGACATTGCAGGGTTAGTACAGGGGGCAAGTAAAGGAGAAGGCTTAGGCAATCAGTTTTTAGCCAATATTCGGGAAGTTGATGCTATTGTCCATGTGGTACGTTGCTTTGAAAATGATGATATTGTTCATGTGTCGGGTTCAGTTGATCCCACTCGGGATATTGAAGTTATTAATTTAGAATTAGCCCTTGCTGACTTAGCCCAAATTGAACGGCGCATCGAACGCACTCGCAAAGAAGCCAAGAAAAATAAAGACGCTAAATTTGAACTAGAACTCTTAGAAAGATTGGCAGAAGCCATTAACGACGGAAAAAGTGTGCGTCAAGTGGAACTCACTGAAGACGAGGAAGCCATTATCAAGCCCTTAAACTTACTGACCAAAAAGCCCATTATTTACGCCACGAATGTTTCAGATGAAGACTTAGCCACAGGGAATCAATGGGTGGAACAAGTGCGAAATATAGCCCAACAAGATAATGCTTTAGTCGTGGTGGTTTCCGCGCAAGTAGAATCAGAATTAATTGAATTATCTGAAGAAGACAAAAAAGAGTTTTTAGACTCCTTAGGAGTAGAAGAAGGTGGCTTACAATCCCTCATTCGGGCGACTTATGATTTATTAGGGTTACGGACTTATTTAACTACAGGGGAAACGGAAACTCGCGCTTGGACAATTCGCGCTGGAATGAAAGCCCCTCAAGCGGCTGGTGTTATTCATTCTGACTTTGAACGAGGGTTTATTCGCGCAGAAACCATTAGTTATGACAAATTGGCAGAAATGCAATCCTTGGCAGCGGCGAAAGAGAAGGGGTTAGTGCGTTCAGAGGGGAAAGACTATGTAGTCCAAGAAGGCGATGTGATTGAGTTTAAGTTTAATGTTTGA
- a CDS encoding Gfo/Idh/MocA family protein → MSYQNELSQGANSFSHNGKPPLRVGVIGVGNMGQHHTRVLGLLKDVELYGVADVNVTRGLDIASKYRVRFFEDYHDLLACVDAVCIAVPTKLHHEVGLASLQAGVHVLIEKPIAASIEEAESLVNAAAENHCILQVGHIERFNPAFQELSNVLKGEELLALEAHRMSPYSQRASDVSVVLDLMIHDLDLLLELTATSVVKLTASGTKANHSGNLDYVTATLGFADGAIATLTASKVTHRKIRNISAHCKNALIEADFLDNEILIHRQTTADYTTNYGQVLYRQDGLIEKVYTSKIEPLHAELEHFLSCVRGGNKPSVGGEQALKALRLASLVEQIALDGKVWETSIQEGAIIAS, encoded by the coding sequence GTGAGTTATCAAAATGAACTGTCTCAGGGGGCAAACTCCTTTTCTCATAATGGTAAGCCACCGTTACGAGTCGGTGTGATTGGTGTTGGTAATATGGGACAACATCATACGCGGGTGCTGGGCTTACTCAAGGATGTGGAGTTATATGGGGTTGCTGATGTTAATGTTACCCGAGGCTTAGATATTGCCAGTAAGTATCGGGTACGTTTTTTTGAAGATTATCATGATTTGTTGGCTTGTGTGGATGCAGTTTGTATTGCTGTTCCCACTAAGTTACACCATGAGGTAGGATTAGCTTCTCTCCAAGCTGGGGTTCATGTTTTAATCGAAAAACCCATTGCGGCAAGTATAGAGGAAGCTGAATCATTAGTTAATGCCGCAGCTGAAAATCACTGTATTTTACAAGTGGGACACATTGAACGGTTTAATCCTGCCTTCCAGGAGTTAAGCAATGTTTTAAAAGGGGAGGAATTATTAGCCCTAGAAGCTCATCGTATGAGCCCTTATTCCCAACGGGCAAGTGATGTGTCGGTGGTGCTAGATTTGATGATTCATGATTTAGATTTACTGTTAGAGTTAACAGCTACTTCCGTGGTGAAGTTAACGGCAAGTGGCACTAAAGCTAATCATTCAGGAAATTTAGATTATGTTACTGCAACGTTGGGATTTGCCGATGGCGCGATCGCGACTTTAACGGCTAGCAAGGTGACACACCGTAAAATCCGCAATATTTCTGCTCATTGTAAAAATGCCCTTATTGAAGCAGATTTTTTAGACAATGAAATTTTAATTCATCGCCAAACCACTGCCGACTATACCACCAATTACGGGCAAGTGTTATATCGTCAGGATGGCTTAATTGAAAAGGTTTATACGAGCAAAATTGAGCCTCTCCATGCAGAATTAGAGCATTTTCTTAGTTGTGTTCGCGGTGGCAATAAGCCCTCTGTCGGGGGAGAACAAGCCTTAAAAGCCCTTCGTTTAGCGAGTTTAGTCGAACAAATAGCGCTAGATGGGAAAGTCTGGGAAACTTCTATTCAAGAGGGGGCAATTATTGCGAGCTAA